AGATCTCGACTATGTACAGTTGAGCTCGACTGTGTTCAGTCGAGAAGATAGTTACAGTAGAGCTCGACCAAACATGGTTGAGATACTAGTAGAGCTCAACTGTTGCTCAATTATTGCTAGTTTAGATAGTAGTTGAGGTTAACTGAATTTGGTCAAGattagtattttaaatttcgAATCTTTCTTAATTTGAATGTTAGAACTAAATATTTGCATTTTGTTTGcttacaagtttgtttcttcatAAATATGTGGTAAAATAACAATTAAAGTATAATGCTATTCATATCATTACCATTTTGTGGGTTTTGAgttaaaaatagtaattttgcAAAGTGAAACCCATGAAAAAGATGATATTGCTTAGTTCTTGCCTTGGTACAATCGAGCTCAACTAGGTAGAGATGTTCGAGATAATGGTAGAGCTCAACTATTGTTTTACTGTAGCTAGTTGAGATACTAGTAGAACTCAAGTGATCTTGGTTGAGATTTATATTTGTAATCTATAAAATTGTTTCATCAACATTTTTGTCAAAAAGAGAGATTACAttctttgtaaaaaaaatattaaattcaaTCTATATGTTAATTCTAGTAGTAGAGCTCAAATGTTGCTCAACTATAGTTGGTTGAGATACTAGTAGAGCTCAACTATAACTGATTGAGATATTAGTAGAGCTCAATTTTTGCTTAACTATAGTGGGTTGAGATACTAGTAGAGCCTAACTAGACTTGGTTGagatttgtatttttaattttaaacttattaattataattttaacattaaatatattttctaatgtTAATAATCTATTCTCGTTACAGGAATGACTCGAGTGGTAATCTATGCTCAATATGATGGGGAATGGAAGGAAGAGCAAGGGTTGTATAAATGGTCGCCAAAGAATAAGGAAGTTATATCTATCATTGTTGATGACTCCAATATTACTTTTGAGGTGTTATTGGAGAAATTGTATAAGAAGATTAGGGTGAATCAAAATGATATCGAATTGAAAATAAGTTACTTACGTATCATTGCGGGAGAAAATATGCCACCATTCATTTTACGAGGGGATGAATGTCTTGCAGCTTATCTTTTGGATTGTGGAGAGAACAATCGTAGAGTTGCACTACGTGTGGAGCTCATTAAGAGAGAAGATATATGTGACATGGAAGTTGAACGCAACATGAAAGAAAATGAACAAAGTTTAGTAGATGATTACTTTGACCGTGAATTCtactttgaaaataatatttGTGATGCTGCTTCTGCACCAGGCGAAAGTGGTGTTAATCTAGGTTGTGAACCTGTGGACCTTCTTAACAAAAGGACAACATCATCATCTCCAACTCCAAATCACATTGACCCACTGAACTACTATGATTCGTTGGACCACCATGATGAACAAAGTCAAGTCCCTAGTGAAGACACATTTCGTTTCCCAGATGGGTCAGATTTGGCAATTGGTCAAGAATTCAAGAACAAAGATGAGGTAAAAACTAAGTTGAACGATATTTCTATAAAGGCTTGCTTTGAAATggaaattaataaatctaccaagtCATTATATGTGACAAAATGCATTGACAAGTCATGCAATTTGGCAGTGCGTGTAGCAGAAGTTACCAACTCAGAGCGTTTCTCAATACGAACTTATTGTAACACTCACACTTGTTCCCTTATTAGCCGGAAAAGATTGCATCGTCAAGCAAGTGCTGCAGTAGTTGCTAATGTCGTGAGGTCAAGTTTCGATGGTCAAAAAGAGACACCGAAGCCAAAAGCAATAATGACGATTATGCAGAACAATCACATGCCAATAACATATTGGAAAGCTTGGAAGGGGAAAAAACTTGCAAACAACCTTCTTAGAGGTTCActtgaattaagttttcaaaatctTCCAGCTTACTTATACATGGTTCGAAAGATGAATCCAGGTACGATCACGCATTTGGAGGTGGATGAAGattctaaattcaaatatgttttcCTAGCATATGGAGCATGCATCAAAGGATTTCGTTGCATGAGAAAGGTTATTGCGGTGGATGGGACTTGGTTGAAGACCAAGTACAAAGGTGTAATGCTCATTGCAACAGGACAAGATGGTAATTTTCATCAATATCCTATTGCTTGGGCTGTGGTTGATTCAGAGAATGATGCTTCGTGGTCATGGTTCCTTACAGAGTTACAAGAACTTATACCAGATGATAGTGATTTAgtctttatttaaaataaaaatcaaagcaTCATCAATGGGGTGTCAAATATTTATAGGAAGTCACAACATGGGCATTGTAGGTGGCATATGTCTTAGAATATTAAAGCACGTGTCAGAGTTAAAGGTGTCATAAAATTATTCGAAGAAACTGCCAATGCCTATAAAGTTTCCAACTTCAACAAACTCTATGATGAATTGAAGAATAGATATCCTGTAGCAGTGAAGTATCTTGAAGAATCAAATCTCACACTTAGTAAATGGGCAAGATCTCACTTTACAGGCTGTCGGTACAATATTATGACTACGAATGGTGCAGAATCTATTAATGCAGCACTGAGGGAACCTAGAGAGTACCCTATCATTGCATTGTTGGAGGCTATGCAGGCAAAAGTTTCTGAGTGGTTCAACAATCGCCGCAATATTGTGGCATCTATCAATACAAAGTGTACACCTTTAACTCCAAAGGCGGAGAATATTATTCGAAAAAGATTCAAGAAAGCATCGGAAATGAATGTGAAACAACTTAACCGATTTGAGTATGAGGTTACAGGTAAAGAAAATGATGCCATAATTGATTTAGGTCAAAGAAAATGCTCATGTCGGGTCTTTGACCTTGATCAACTTCCATGTGTGCATGCATTAGCATCATATGAGCAAGCTGGAATAGAAGTGTATGATTTGTGCTCTAATTATTATAAGTTGGAAACTTGGGCGTTGGCTTATGTTGATACCATTTATCCAGTCTCAACAAGAAGATTGGGATATCAATGAAGTTGAAGTATTGCCGAAGGTATTGCCTCCAAATGTCCCAATCAAGCGTGGTAGAGCAAAATTGAAAAGAATCCCATCAGTTGGCGAGGGAAAAAAATGGATAAAAAGGTGTGGTTTATGCGGGCAGCCTGGTCACTCCAAAAAAACATGCCCCTTATGAGCCACAACTTCTAAATTGTAATTGTTGATGCATATGCTTGTTTTGAATTACTATGGTTAATTTATATCATTGTATTTGAATTAACTTAAATTTTCTTGTGTTTACTTGAGATGAACCTCGACTTccatgagtagagctcgaccatgGATGGTCGAGCTTTGCAAAGATTGATAAATATTCCAGTATAGAACGCCTGACATGAGTAGAGCTCAACTGTCAATGGTCGAACTTTGTAAAGATAGATAAATATTCCAGCATAGAGCTCAACTgatgtgagtagagctcgaccatgGATGGTCGAGCTTTGTAAAGATAGATAAATATTCCAGCATAGAGCTCAACTGacgtgagtagagctcgaccatgGATGGTTGAGCTTTGTAAAGATAGATAATTATTCCAGCATAGAGCTCGACTGACATGAGTAGAGCTCAACTGTCAACAGTCGAGATTTGGAAAAACTAATAATAATTTCATCATAAAGCTCAACTGtcgtgagtagagctcgactgtGTCAATACGTTTAATAAGAATAATTGAATATTgataaatgtgacatttagtctaggaaaattatgaaaatacaaatatttttatacaataaattttataagtatattgataattttatttattagtaaaaaaaatggCATTAACATTATTGCATTTATTAGATGCGGTACTTTATCTATAATAAATAAGAGACGTGTCAATATGTGTAATAAGAATAAtcaaatattaataaatgtgacatttagtctaggaaaattatgaaaatacaaatatttttatacaagaaATTTTAGATACTTTACAAAATGACTCAACTGACATGAGTAGAGCTCAATTATACCTTGTCGAgttttattacaaatatttacaatATGACTCAACTAATATGAGTAGAACTCGACTATACATGGTCGAGAtttatcaaaattttaattttgtttactATAGAGCTCGACtgacatgagtagagctcgactataTCCAGTTGAGATTTCCAAATACTAAATAAGCTTCAAATTTAGAGCTCAACTGACATTAGTATATGGTTGACAAATCTAGAGAAATTCATGATGATCTTCAACTATGTATAAAGTTTTAAAACATTGTCATTCTTGAAACTAGCCAAACATTTTAAAATATACAAATTACTAAAGATCTCAATCTTGACAAAAAATATCTACTGCCATCTTCATTCTGTAGAATGGTATCATGTCATCTGAAAGACGATCAAAAGTACAACCAGTCATGTCAAACTCAATGAACTTAATTGTGTACACTGCACAATCTACCTTGTTATAAGAAAAGTTTAAAATCAATAATAGATTTAAGATTGCAATAAATATAGACTAAGTAAGCATGTATATATAGACTTAGATAAATACACTTACCTTGAATTTTGTGGAACACTAAGTAAGCGTGTATATGGCCATGGTTTGTGAAAACATTGTGTTATCTCCTCAAATTGTGAAGATACATGAAACATAGTCGGAATCATCATTTGGAGTGGCAACATCAAAGCATCCATTTCTTTTGATGAGGTCGCTCCAATACTGCAGTCATAAACAATCAACTCTAATGCTTGTAAGTCTACTTTAACTGCAACCCAATGATGGTCCCTTATGTTTAAAGGCATATACAATTTTTTTAAGCCTTTCCATTTCTTGCCCCAAAAATGCGGATGATTCCCTTAAATATGTTAACTTATTTCATCATCAATAATGTtaggtgttgactgcgtttttagccaacgacgtgagaacgtcaataacgacaagccttcaagagaaataaaaacgacaacagacagtataaacaagaaaagtaaagaacacaggagatttttatagtggttcagccccgattgtcggtaatagcctaatccacttagagttgtgatttataaatctatactcaagatcagatggactgtgccaactgagtttcttcagtacagattgtgaaaatacaagaattctctctaatttcagcactttctctctctagaatagacagtcccaactttctctctctagaaagaagaagcagaagaagccgctctctcatcccataagctctctatttataggcctgggatcctcaactgatatccccttatgatagggatattttattatatttattacatttaaacattcaaaattcgaaatgtaacaaaccccccatttgtgggaagaatgagagattcccgcgtacgttgttggagttgtgtctgacttagtctcctctagctagttggtccacctcctactcactacccatgcaagtgttggttgaacatgcatggtggtaggatatgcatggtggtaggacatgtttttggtgggttgaacgtgcatggtggtaggagatgcacttccctcctctaacatggcactctcctctagcatgccatgttcctccttgaagcAATCTCcttgcttctcctcggaccaaggtggtccgaggcaacctccttggcacctcaccttggacaacattgaggcaacctcctttagcatctcccaaacatgtccgatcgaacattgtataggcactccttatcaaaatctaagtctccattctcttgcatgagactcctcctccttagctacttaccttggacacgttcgagccaacacttaggaaaccttgggaggcttgcctcctacacacccttggggtctcttaggaccacatcctccttggggtctcctaagaccactttctccttggggtctcttaagaccactttcttgagttctccttggacctcatccttggttctcctaggatcactctcttggggctcggacccaaggaggatgtggtcctaggtcTTTGGCACCTCAAGAGatgggctcggaccctagtccgaggagaggcatGTATGTGTGCCAAGGGTCCGATCAGACATAGTTGAAGGAGCCtaatgcttggctcggacctatccgaggtgagttTCAAggaggttggctcggaccaccttggtccaaggagaagccaCAAAGAGTCCGATCGAACCTTAGTTTGAGCTTCCAAGGTGTGGCTCagacatgtccgaggagagccaaagtgaTTGCTTTGGACCCATACCCGAGGAGAGTGCATGCATCCGATCGGATCACATCCAAGGAGACCATGTTTTGCATGGTGCAGGCCGAGCATATCCAAGGAGCCTAATgcatgtgtccgatcggacaatcTTGTTCGAGGGCCCTAGTCCTAGCATCCGATCGGATCACACTGCTAATCttttggcacacatgcatggtgtTCTCCTTGaacttggtccgagccaaccatctaGGGGCTCTTCAAGCTAAGTGTctgatcggaccttagttggaggagccaaaagcttggctcgggccatgtccaaggagaagccaagtcattatacccaaaaaataggaagatGCATCCTAGGAGACTAAGGGGagtgcattctaggagagttaaggggaatggtcctaggagaccccaaggaggatgtggtcctaggagaccccaagagagtggtcctaggagaaccaaggatgaggtccaaggagaactcaagaaagtggtcttaagagaccccaaggagaaagtggtcttaggagaccccaaggaggatgtggtcctaagagaccccaag
The Humulus lupulus chromosome 6, drHumLupu1.1, whole genome shotgun sequence DNA segment above includes these coding regions:
- the LOC133784808 gene encoding uncharacterized protein LOC133784808 produces the protein MTRVVIYAQYDGEWKEEQGLYKWSPKNKEVISIIVDDSNITFEVLLEKLYKKIRVNQNDIELKISYLRIIAGENMPPFILRGDECLAAYLLDCGENNRRVALRVELIKREDICDMEVERNMKENEQSLVDDYFDREFYFENNICDAASAPGESGVNLGCEPVDLLNKRTTSSSPTPNHIDPLNYYDSLDHHDEQSQVPSEDTFRFPDGSDLAIGQEFKNKDEVKTKLNDISIKACFEMEINKSTKSLYVTKCIDKSCNLAVRVAEVTNSERFSIRTYCNTHTCSLISRKRLHRQASAAVVANVVRSSFDGQKETPKPKAIMTIMQNNHMPITYWKAWKGKKLANNLLRGSLELSFQNLPAYLYMVRKMNPGTITHLEVDEDSKFKYVFLAYGACIKGFRCMRKVIAVDGTWLKTKYKGVMLIATGQDGNFHQYPIAWAVVDSENDASWSWFLTELQELIPDDSDLNIKARVRVKGVIKLFEETANAYKVSNFNKLYDELKNRYPVAVKYLEESNLTLSKWARSHFTGCRYNIMTTNGAESINAALREPREYPIIALLEAMQAKVSEWFNNRRNIVASINTKCTPLTPKAENIIRKRFKKASEMNVKQLNRFEYEVTGKENDAIIDLGQRKCSCRVFDLDQLPCVHALASYEQAGIEVYDLCSNYYKLETWALAYVDTIYPVSTRRLGYQ